A portion of the Pomacea canaliculata isolate SZHN2017 linkage group LG13, ASM307304v1, whole genome shotgun sequence genome contains these proteins:
- the LOC112554244 gene encoding uncharacterized protein LOC112554244, with amino-acid sequence MYVTGRFSHLVALALSVLLYVAAPTPVAAEAGNDITGDMPSTERSCSCCYATQAPRCCMECLEPTSQDWALVASPHLSILVAGEGERWLTGDKAALQEKPSWQAITPVPECLCCARGILSPQHLSSRQATSHCCSKCQDHHDSVNSDASGDFAVSAMTVSSTRPPAVARSLTKSTTDARKTLSTQDGTVQKRTSLECMCCSNAGIRECCSRCRIRF; translated from the coding sequence ATGTACGTGACAGGCAGATTCTCCCACCTTGTGGCCTTAGCCTTGTCGGTGCTGCTGTACGTTGCGGCGCCCACACCCGTCGCTGCCGAGGCGGGTAATGACATCACTGGAGACATGCCTTCAACTGAGAGGTCGTGCAGCTGTTGCTACGCCACTCAGGCTCCTCGCTGTTGTATGGAATGTCTGGAGCCCACCTCGCAAGACTGGGCGTTAGTCGCGTCTCCTCACCTGTCCATCCTTGTCGCTGGTGAAGGCGAGCGGTGGCTGACAGGTGATAAAGCGGCACTTCAAGAGAAGCCGAGCTGGCAGGCCATCACCCCCGTGCCCGAGTGTCTCTGCTGTGCCCGTGGCATCCTGTCGCCTCAGCATCTCAGCAGCAGGCAAGCTACGTCCCACTGCTGCTCCAAGTGCCAAGACCATCATGATTCTGTCAACAGCGACGCCTCCGGAGACTTCGCCGTCTCCGCCATGACCGTGTCTTCTACGCGTCCTCCCGCTGTCGCGCGCTCTCTGACCAAAAGTACAACGGATGCTAGGAAAACCTTGTCCACCCAGGATGGTACTGTGCAGAAGCGCACAAGCTTAGAGTGTATGTGCTGCTCTAACGCTGGGATTCGAGAGTGCTGCAGCAGATGTCGCATCAGGTTTTGA